One Gambusia affinis linkage group LG15, SWU_Gaff_1.0, whole genome shotgun sequence genomic window carries:
- the LOC122844870 gene encoding von Willebrand factor A domain-containing protein 7-like, producing MTKLAVLCFLLLQTGVEGFKILNFGFNLFNGGSLTHEVITERAILNVTLQVCRALALSEGKTFSFPPQPFSAGAVAAACDASKSTKSFIDTIERIQKSNHQVDKDYMLSPSHHCDDERIAEGQFLIRRGLTAVKASNRKQNFVLATSTLGEILHTLQDFYSHTNWVEIGHTFPNSNLIKGNAEVVKIAAITRATCRNCDGKDCSNNILEDILKEQTLTSGYFSLNPFSTKPKGKCSHGGLFDGTKGIEPTGGINKDSFDSEHGYLHNKAANMAIAATSELLEDVRSAAGDRGFLQMMGLFKGRALCFCVDTTGSMGNDIEAVRIVTSMIIDSKVGTEDEPSIYILVPFNDPEFGPLLQTTDPDVFKSYINSLTPNGGGDAPEMSLSGLQLALTGAPPNSDIFVFTDAAAKDDYLKNTVLALIEQTRSRVNFMITAVLGLRRRRQADNNQQQQQSVRMSRAGGQLYRDLAQASGGQAVEVTKSQLLEAINILTESTSSSLVNLLQASRNPGKSENFTFVVDDTVKNLTIYVTGTSVDFSLISPSGVIQNIANTTGSSIISSQSVGNLQTVQLQTEGGLWKLQILSTNPYSVKVVGESPIDFLFKFIKESNSPFGGFDVIDNRPTAGGNTSLLVTLIGSDVATVSEVTLVESSGSGQVNGTVEAQGGGAFIIHFDRIPSVEFVVLVKGQNSDGVSRASSGIFQRQSATSLRASVLTVTVNDLDTVLEPGTPRSVSFSVMTTGEGGSFTIQASNDQGFTASFPSSLLLDPGVSANSTVIITAPAGTPSGTGVTLTIEAAAPGGADSNYDVLRLTVLSKVTDFTPPVCQLLSLQSNCSDNCSQSTWEVSVQVTDAANGTGVDSVSLREGSGTMNITTAADNTTLVSYVASCCSPDVQLVAVDQVGNVKICSYSVRANVTEAATTSPVTTSNVTTAVTASSTRVDFFVSLCFGFSVLSFLLPSLKL from the exons ATGACCAAGTTGGCTGTGTTGTGTTTCCTGCTTCTGCAGACTGGAGTTGAAgggtttaaaatattaaattttggttttaatctttttaacgGAGGCTCATTAACTCATGAAGTGATCACAGAGAGAGCGATCCTAAATGTCACTCTACAGGTGTGTCGTGCTTTGGCTTTGTCTGAGGGAAAGACCTTCTCTTTTCCt CCACAACCTTTCTCTGCTGGGGCTGTAGCAGCTGCATGTGACGCATCAAAATCAACCAAAAGTTTCATCGACACCATTGAAAGGATCCAGAAAAGTAACCACCAAGTAGACAAGGATTATATGCTGAGTCCAAGTCATCACTGCGATGATGAAAGAATAGCAGAAGGACAGTTTCTCATTAGACGTGGTTTAACAGCTGTGAAGGCTTCCAATAGgaaacaaaactttgttttagcAACATCAACTCTGGGAGAGATACTTCATACCTTACAG gattTCTACAGTCACACTAACTGGGTGGAAATAGGCCACACTTTCCCAAACTCCAATCTGATCAAAGGAAATGCCGAAGTTGTAAAAATAGCAG CCATAACAAGAGCAACTTGCCGCAACTGTGATGGAAAGGACTGCAGCAACAATATTTTGGAGGACATCTTAAAGGAACAAACCCTTACTTCGGGATATTTTTCACTTAATCCATTCTCTACAAAACCAAAAG GAAAATGCAGCCATGGAGGGTTATTTGATGGAACAAAAGGAATTGAACCAACAGGTGGAATCAACAAAGATTCATTTGACTCTGAACATGGATATCTTCACAACAAAGCAGCAAATATGGCCATAGCAGCAACCAGTGAGCTGCTAGAGGACGTACGCAGTGCTGCTGGAGACAGAGGATTCCTACA GATGATGGGACTGTTCAAAGGGAGAGCCCTTTGTTTTTGCGTGGACACGACAGGAAGCATGGGGAATGACATTGAAGCAGTGAGGATTGTAACATCAATGATTATTGACAGTAAAGTGGGAACAGAAGATGAACCCTCAATTTACATTCTCGTTCCCTTCAATGATCCAG AATTTGGGCCTCTGCTTCAGACAACAGACCCAGATGTTTTCAAGAGTTACATCAACTCACTAACACCAAATGGAGGTGGAGATGCTCCAGAAATGAGTCTTTCTGGACTTCAG CTGGCTTTAACTGGTGCACCTCCTAATTCGGACATCTTCGTTTTCACGGATGCAGCAGCAAAAGATGACTACCTGAAAAACACAGTGCTGGCACTCATAGAGCAGACCAGGTCTAGG GTGAACTTCATGATAACTGCTGTACTTGGCCTTCGCCGTCGAAGACAAGCAGACaacaaccaacaacaacaacaaagtgttCGGATGTCGAGAGCAGGTGGTCAGCTGTACAGAGACCTGGCTCAGGCTTCAGGAGGTCAGGCTGTTGAAGTCACAAAAAGTCAGCTGCTCGAGGCCATCAACATCCTAACTGAATCCACCAGCTCCTCTCTG GTGAACCTTCTGCAAGCATCCAGGAATCCtggaaaatcagaaaatttcaCTTTTGTAGTTGATGACACAGTAAAAAACTTGACCATTTATGTCACAGGAACTTCTGTAGATTTTAGTCTCATTAGTCCTTCAG gGGTGATTCAAAATATTGCCAACACAACTGGATCTTCAATCATTTCATCCCAGTCAGTCGGAAACCTTCAGACTGTGCAGCTGCAAACAGAAGGAGGATTGTGgaaattacaaattttgtcAACCAATCCCTACAGTGTGAAAGTTGTAG GTGAGAGTCCCATTGactttcttttcaaatttattaagGAGTCAAACAGCCCATTTGGAGGGTTTGATGTGATTGACAATCGCCCCACAGCTg GAGGAAATACCAGTCTGCTGGTGACACTGATTGGAAGCGATGTTGCCACAGTGTCAGAGGTCACGCTGGTTGAATCGTCGGGTTCTGGTCAGGTTAACGGGACCGTAGAGGCCCAGGGTGGAGGAGCATTTATCATCCACTTCGACAGGATCCCATCGGTTGAGTTTGTTGTGCTTGTGAAGGGCCAGAACAGCGACGGCGTTTCCAGAGCTTCTTCAGGGATCTTCCAGAGACAGTCGGCCACCAGCCTGAGAGCCTCTGTTCTCACTGTCACTGTT AATGACTTAGACACGGTGTTGGAGCCAGGAACACCTCgatctgtttctttctctgtgaTGACAACCGGTGAAGGAGGAAGCTTCACCATTCAAGCCTCCAATGACCAAGGCTTTACTGCATCTTTTCCATCCAGTTTACTGCTGGATCCTGGAGTTAGTGCTAATAGCACAGTAATCATCACAGCTCCTGCTGGTACTCCATCTGGTACTGGTGTCACCTTGACCATTGAGGCCGCGGCTCCTGGAGGTGCAGACAGCAACTATGATGTCCTGCGTCTAACCGTCCTTTCAAAA GTGACTGATTTCACTCCACCAGTGTGCCAGCTGCTCAGCCTGCAGTCCAACTGTTCTGACAACTGCAGCCAGTCAACATGGGAGGTCTCTGTCCAGGTCACTGACGCAGCGAATGGGACGGGTGTGGACAGCGTCAGTCTCAGAGAAGGCAGCGGCACGATGAACATCACCACAGCAGCTGATAATACAACTCTGGTGTCTTATGTGGCTTCCTGCTGCTCACCTGATGTGCAGCTGGTGGCTGTGGATCAAGTAGGCAACGTGAAAATCTGTAGTTACTCTGTTCGTGCAAATGTCACTGAAGCTGCAACAACCAGCCCTGTAACAACGAGCAATGTAACAACAGCTGTCACAGCTTCCTCTACAAGAGTTGACTTCTTCGTGTCTCTTTGCTTTGGTTTCTCAGTCCTGAGCTTCTTGCTACCGTCTCTGAAACTGTGA